The Triticum urartu cultivar G1812 chromosome 6, Tu2.1, whole genome shotgun sequence genome includes the window ctaaaaatcattgtagtcgtctaattaccactatttaatcatcatagtcattaccgctagctatctaatcatcaccaacactcgctagcttaaagaggaaacattcactttgtaacagaagcaaagatatcatcgagttcaacataatcatcaccaacatcgaagttcaggacacggacatgagacactaattaagagcatgaactagtgctgctccctctcaggtagaatagcatagaacatgtatagctctcctgattcatcatactagagcatgcagatgaatcagtctcctaatcttgggttgcgcttctccttgctgccccctagtacttctctgcgatcgttaacaattttgctccaatctttcactattaagcattctttGCTTTTaaaaatcctgaatgcactcatgtgcaatgtaggatatcttggccgtaagctaaccattgacatgtcacctttagtctcgatccactgaggcacaactgtcatcggaagtccctgttgaagaacatcgtatagtaattaatatactaagcaatgaaagtttagcttcaaaaataatgtatgcaaaagatgcactaattaaggacaaatagttaaaatcttaccatctttcgattatagatgtgaccgtagttcaatacgatcaccattggtcgcacgttttgagtactaacatttctaagtttaggaaaaaaattgtcttgacagtattaagatcctcaagccatgaaacataatgacttatctcctcgcagtttagttgagccccggggcagtagtaggtcctatctaccaagcgccggacatgtttgcttgaaccgaaataagctgacaatacaatttagttgtcaactatttttgaataaactgtatcaaagacataaacatatgcatgcatggttgagaaaaactcacataatggtagaactggaggcatttgcacatcgacccagatgtctatattaccttcaatatcatcttctggacgaatatcaaaggtgacaaccataccaggctcaaatgcataagccttgcatagtgcttgccaagttttgcattcaaaatgggtgtatgtgtatccattatataatttgacgttgaaagtatacccatgctccgtcttcaagtaaactctctttacctccgtatcatctatagcactaaaacctatcttatctaagacaaaaattcttgcatggcaggggatgcgctagtagaatagtgaaaatttaaaattataagttgaagaaaatgaagcataagttttgcattcaaataataattgacaaagtgacttactgtatcaacttcgaatgtctcatctAGCTTGATGCcgaagcgcctaccatcaacaaggaaatttctgtcgcacaggccgcgctggtcttcacagggttcgcacataatgaaatctttttcgtcgtcagatgacatttcctatgttcatataggtgaaacattaaacacctattactatctaacattaattaatatctagccaaatatatatNNNNNNNNNNNNNNNNNNNNNNNNNNNNNNNNNNNNNNNNNNNNNNNNNNNNNNNNNNNNNNNNNNNNNNNNNNNNNNNNNNNNNNNNNNNNNNNNNNNNNNNNNNNNNNNNNNNNNNNNNNNNNNNNNNNNNNNNNNNNNNNNNNNNNNNNNNNNNNNNNNNNNNNNNNNNNNNNNNNNNNNNNNNNNNNNNNNNNNNNNNNNNNNNNNNNNNNNNNNNNNNNNNNNNNNNNNNNNNNNNNNNNNNNNNNNNNNNNNNNNNNNNNNNNNNNNNNNNNNNNNNNNNNNNNNNNNNNNNNNNNNNNNNNNNNNNNNNNNNNNNNNNNNNNNNNNNNNNNNNNNNNNNNNNNNNNNNNNNNNNNNNNNNNNNNNNNNNNNNNNNNNNNNNNNNNNNNNNNNNNNNNNNNNNNNNNNNNNNNNNNNNNNNNNNNNNNNNNNNNNNNNNNNNNNNNNNNNNNNNNNNNNNNNNNNNNNNNNNNNNNNNNNNNNNNNNNNNNNNNNNNNNNNNNNNNNNNNNNNNNNNNNNNNNNNNNNNNNNNNNNNNNNNNNNNNNNNNNNNNNNNNNNNNNNNNNNNNNNNNNNNNNNNNNNNNNNNNNNNNNNNNNNNNNNNNNNNNNNNNNNNNNNNNNNNNNNNNNNNNNNNNNNNNNNNNNNNNNNNNNNNNNNNNNNNNNNNNNNNNNNNNNNNNNNNNNNNNNNNNNNNNNNNNNNNNNNNNNNNNNNNNNNNNNNNNNNNNNNNNNNNNNNNNNNNNNNNNNNNNNNNNNNNNNNNNNNNNNNNNNNNNNNNNNNNNNNNNNNNNNNNNNNNNNNNNNNNNNNNNNNNNNNNNNNNNNNNNNNNNNNNNNNNNNNNNNNNNNNNNNNNNNNNNNNNNNNNNNNNNNNNNNNNNNNNNNNNNNNNNNNNNNNNNNNNNNNNNNNNNNNNNNNNNNNNNNNNNNNNNNNNNNNNNNNNNNNNNNNNNNNNNNNNNNNNNNNNNNNNNNNNNNNNNNNNNNNNNNNNNGGtgccaccgtcgccgccgctgcTCACCGCCTGATGCCTAAGGCCGAGCCGACTGACCGTTGCGCTTGTGGGTTGGAGTTGCTGGCTGGACCCAAACAAACAAAAtacggacgaaacacgtgtcgcCTGATTGGAGTTGGTCTAAGTATCTTGCTGACCTTGATCGTCTTCGTTTCGATCAATCAAGAAGGTCAATAGTGGAGCGATAATGAGGTGTGAGCAGTGAAAACGGAACAGGTTGCGGTTTCCGTGGCCGGTGGACGTGTCCTGGTCTTGCTCGAACCGGACCACGGTCGTGGATCGCTGCCCTTGCCCCTTGGTAAAGCCAAAGCCCACTCCCAGCGCAGGGCTGCGCTGCTAGAGTCACGAATCACAACAGAGGAGGAGGGGCCGTGGGGTGACAGGTGTATGCGCCGTGCGTACGTACGTACGGGAAGGCGCAGCGCGCAGAGGAGACTGCGAGATGGGCGACGGCCGTACTAGGAGGCTGGCGCGCTGGGCCGTGGCGCAGCGGACGCGCAGAGCCAGTCTCCTCCGCTGGCCTTTTCCTTTCCCGGAGTGGAGTCCGCCCTCCTCTCCTGCCGCAGCAACGGCAGCGCCAACATGCAACCCGGCCGTACACCACCCAGCCAGACCACCGTATAGGCCACAGCCAGCACCTGCCAAAGCACGCGCCACGCGAACAGACCGGCCGATCCATCTCAATGCCATTGCCAGGCTTGAGGCTTCCGGCCGGCCGTATAGACGGACGCACTCGACACATATCACTCCATCCATCAATCCAGCATTAATCATCTCGCCTTGCCCGTGCACCGCACGCCGATCCTGCCGCGCCGCACCGCACGGCGTCCGTCCACGGCCGGCCGCCGCGTTACGCCGCCACATTTTAAAATAAATTAGTTAGTAGAATTTTTAAAATTCTGTGTTTTTTTGTCGATGTCCCTATTCGTAGTGTGGTAAGTGTGCTTGACAATTTTCATGTCATATGCGATAGGAGTGCTTCGTCAGtgtaaaataaataaatcaagtGTTAGATTTTGTAGCAACATTTGGCGTTCCACCTTTTTTTTACATATGCCAGAATGCTTGTGTTTCACTTGCAAATTTGCATGCACCATTGGGTGTGACAACAAACACATGTATTTATTTTCAAAACAAAAGGAGACATTTGTAAAATCCCTTTTTGGCACGCAAGAGCAAGAGCGTGTGCTCCCTAGATCCAAACTGGATATCCGGTAAGTTAGATTCTCTATATTCATGTTGCCATGTTGGCATGTTGCTGGATGTACTACGTCCCACGTCTTTTGGTCCCTACCCGTCCGTTAATTGGTACACTAGGACAATATACTAGgagtgtagtactccctccgttcctaaatactactccctccgtctcataatataagaacgttttttacATTAGTGTAGTATTAAAAACGTTTttatattttgggacagagggtgTATAAGTTTTTGTAGAGATTACACTAGGTAGActacatatgaagcaaaatgaatgaatctacacttaaaatgcatctatatacatccgtatgtggttcatAATAAAATCtttacaaagacttatatttagaaatggatgtatctagatgtattttagttccgAATTATTTGTCGCAGGTATAGATGTacctagatgtattttagttttagatacatccatttttgcgacgagtaatttgaaacggagggagtagtatattgCTGAGTTTGATCGTCTTGGTTTGGATCAAGAAGGTTAGTAGTTGAGGGACCATGATGGGGCTGTGAGCCGTGACTAGTGAAAACGCTGCTGGAACTGGACCGTGGTCGTCGATCGCTGCTGTTGGTAAAGCCAAAGCCCACCGCCGTCGCCGCAGCTGCGCTGCCAGAGTCACGAATCACAGCAGAGGAGGAGGGGCCGTGCGCGCGTACGGGCAGGCGGAGCGCGCAGAGGCGACGGCCGTACTACGATACGATCGTCTTTTCCTTTCCCCTGGCGGAGTCCGCCCTCCCTCCCTGCCGCAGCAACGGCAGCGCCAACAACATGCAGCCCGGCCGTACACCACCCAGCCAGACCCAGCTAGGCCACAGCCAGCACCTGCCAAAGCACGCGCCACGCGTAAACCGACCGGCCGATCGATTCAATCGATCTTCCGGCCGGCCGTATAGACGAACGGACCGGAGAGGGACGACATCAATCCATCCATCAATTCCTCATTGATCATCCCGTTGGCCGTGTCGCAGCACGGCGATCCTGCCGCGCCGCACGGCCATCCACGGCCGCCACGTACGCACGCACGCACACTGTCCATCCTGCCAGACGGTAACTGGGAACCCACTGACGGTGACAGCCACGCCACACGCCGTCGCAGCGGCTTTTCCCGGTGCCGTGCCGTGCCGCGTGGCTGGCCGGTGGGGTCAAAAAGGAGGCGGTAGATTCCACTGGCATTCCACCGGTGATCTGATGGGTACGAACAGACGGCAGGAGGATGCCATTGCCACCTCGGGCGAGTTGGTACGCAGGCGTGCCTATAGCCAGCTAGCCCCCCTCCCTCTCTCTGGCTAAAACCCCAACCCAACCCCTCCCTCCCCTCCCATCGCAGCCGCAGCGGCAGAGCAGGAAGGTTCTCCATCGATCGGAGGAGGGCCGGCCGGACACGCGCGCGCGCCGGCCATGGGCAAGGTACGTACATGCTTGACCACCACCTCGTCGACGCCCATCTGCTCGATCGAATCGCCTCCGGCCCGTTCCTTTTTTCCGCCGCTCTGACCGTCCTTGTCTCCGTGTCTCGTCTCTCGTCTCGCGGCTGCAGAAGAAGAAGCGCAGCGGCGGcgggggtggtggtggtggtggaggcgaaggaggaggaggatgcggCGGGGGCCAGCACGAGGAGAAGCCCGAGGCCGACGCCGGGAGCGGCTGCGAGGGCCAGCCCAAGGACAAGCCCGCCGACGACAAGGACAAGGacaagggcggcggcgggtgcAAGGACGACAAGGCGGACAAGGACAAGGACAAGGGCTGCGGCGGCAAGGACGACAAGGGCGGCAAGGACAAGGAGAAGAAGGCGCCGCCCCCGCTCCCCGTGGTCACCGCCGTGCTCAAGGTCGACATGCACTGCGACGGCTGCGCGCACCGCATCCGCGCCTCCGTCCGCCGCTTCCCAGGTACGAGCACGATCCTCTCCTCTCCCCTCTCTGTCACGCGTGCGCGGCGCGGCGCGTGCACTGTTCTGTGTTCTCCGCGCATGCCCGTGCATGATTTCTCCCTTAATTTTCTGGCGATGATCGGCCCGGTGGGTAACTGCGCGTGTCTGTCGGCCATGCAGGGGTGGAGGGCGTGGCCATGGAGGTGGACAAGGGCTCCATGACCGTCGTCGGCCGCTTCGACGCCAAGAAGCTGCAGGCCCGCGTCGCCTCCAAGACCAGGAAGAAGGTCGACCTCGTCGGCGGCAAGGACAAtaagggcggcggcggtggcggggacAAGGACAAGTGCGGCGACGGTGGCGGGGACAAGAACAAGTGCGCCGACGGCGAGGgcaagaaggaggaggagaagaaggagcAGGACGACAAGTGCGGCGGCGGCAATGCCGGGAAGGGGAAGGGCGGCAAGGACAACAAGAAGCCTGCCGTGGTGCGTCCTTCGTTGATCCTATCCATCCTTCTTGCCACTTTGTAATGGTATGCGTATGCTGATGATGACATTGCTGTGCTCGACTGAATTCTCGATTTGGTTTGATGGCAGCCGGTGATCGTGACGGTGGTGCTCAAGATCGGCTCCGCCGGCCTCCACTGCGACGGCTGCATGCACCGCATCCGCTGCAAGCTCTTCAAGATCAAAGGTACGCACGCACTGCGTCTCCTCCACCTGCCCCATCCCGCATGCATGCCACATTTTTTCTTCAAGAGACGGACACAGCGCATGCACGCTAGCTGCTCGACTGAATTCCCTGTGCCTGCGCATTCGCATCGCCGAGCACGCAGACCTCTAATTGGGAACCTACATTGTGTGTTGCAGGCGTGGAGCAGGTGAAGATGGACCCGGCCAAGAACCAGGTGACGGTGACGGGCACCATGGACGCCAAGGCCCTGCCGGAGAAGCTCCGCAAGAAGCTGCGCCGCCCGGTGGACGTGGTGGCGCCCGGCAAAGGGGACAACAAGGACAAGGAGAAGGACGGGTGCAACAAGGACGGGAagccgcagcagcagcagcagcagggggGCGACGGGAAGCAGTGCaaggaggcggcggagaaggcACTGGCGGCGGAGCTGCAGCTGTGGAAGACGGCCTTCTACGACCAGCAGGCGATGCAGGCCACCGAGTTCCTCCTCAGCGATGAGAACCCCAACGCCTGCGCCGTCATGTGAGTGACCCTCGCCGGTGCTCGGTGGTGACCGGCGGACTGACAgacagatagtagatagataggAGGTTTGGGCGAAACCTGAATTTGGTACAGGCTACCGGAGAGATCGACGTAGAATTCAGTCGTTGGTTCATTACAATGTTTTTTTGGGTGGGATGGGAGCGCAATGTGCATGCAAGTTCTTCTTACCAGATTCTTGGCCATGTTTGGCAATTTGATGATGATGGCTTGTTGATGGGAACCGTTGGCTGGCTGCCGCGATCGATCGATTTTGGGGTGAACTGCTGAAGCATGTAGATGTTCTGAACTTCTTGCGATGTGATGTGATGTGATGGATGGTACCGCATTATGATCCATGATGGCACATCATTATGTATGATCTCCGTGAAATGTACTACCTCAAAACCGTGTCGTCTTGGTTGGTTCCTGGTTGGAGGTACTGCTGCATTACGATCAATGCTCCTGCAGCATCTATCTTTTGCTTCTTCAGATAAGAAATGGTTTGTCTGTTTTGCTTCTTCAGATAAGAAATGGTTTGTCTGTTTTGCCTGTTGTGCGAGAGCAGAGAGTACTGGAGCACACTGGCAGTGCTCGAGTTTGCGCAGAGTGGTTGTGTGTGTGGGTGCTGGTTTGGGGCCAGAGGAAAGCGGCTTGAGTCGTTTGGACGGGAGAGCAAAAGAGGGAACAGCGAGAGGACCTGCTGGCTGCTGCTGCATCTGCAGGAGATGCGCGTGGCATCACAAGTCCAGAACAAGGCTGCGAGGGTGACGCGCAAAGGCTACTTTTGGGCACCCCACTCGTACCACTTTCTCTCTCGCGTGCATTTGGACCGGAGAATTGCGTGTCGTGTTCCTGGAATTTGTACGTGTTCTGAAGCTCTTGTGATGGATGGATCATGGATGGTACTGCATTATGATCTATGCTGATGGAACATTGTGTTCTGTAGTTATTCTCTCTAAGGCTCTATGGTCTCGattgaaaagaaaaaaatatgatTGTAGTACTACATTATGTATGTGATCTTGGTGAGCTGTCCGGCCTGGGTGGCCGTCGATTTAGACCTCCTGTATTTGCACCTCAGAATCCACATCGTGTGATGTTGGCTGGTTCCTGGTTGGGAGGCACTGTACTGAGCCCAGCCAGCATGATTGCGTTATCGTAGATCGTCAGGTAGTGTAGTGGAGATGACTCGCATTGTTACTTTGTTAGTGAGTGaggtgtgcatgcatgcatgccgcaGCATTGGTACCCAGCAAGCACTACTAGCAGTCGGGTCTGCAGCTGCAGAGAGTGGTGTGGTGTTGGTGTTGGGCCTCCCAGAGAAAAGAGGATGCACTGCACCATCTCAGAACTGCAGTCTGAAGAAAAGAAGGCTGCTGGCTCTCCAAAGACTCCTTTTTGGCACCTCTTCTTTGTCTCCAGCACCAGTTCAATTGGATGGATTCTCTTGAAATGTTACCTAGCTCCAGGTCCATACTCATCTACCATCACAGGAGCTCCAGGTCCATACTCCAATTTCACATCTAGAATTACTATTATTGCTGCTTTCGAGCCTCTTTTTCAGAAGGGATTGGTAGTCTCGTgcttctttttctcttcttccGATCACTGAAAAATGAAGTGAATTCCCTGTAAAAAAAGAATTGAAGAAAGAGAATTCTCGTCAATTGGGCTTCACTGAGGCCAACATGTACATCGTCAGGTCGTGGGGATCACTGGCAATCTGGCATGTGAGCGAGGTGTGCACTGCACTGCATGCTGCAGCAACTCTTCTTTTTTTTCTGCTGAAAAGAAAATTGTCCGTCTTGCATGTTCTGCGCAGTACTAGACCACACTGTAGCACTGGAGTTTGCACGGAGTGCTACAGTGTGAGCCTGCTTTTTTACATGGGCCAGAGGAAAGCGGCTTCCGGCCCTTGGACCGCAGAGCAAAAGAGGGAGAAGCGTGGGCCTGCTATGCCTTTGCAGATGTACCGCCACAGATTCAGAGCAAGGCTGCTGCGGCGGGCGATGCGCAAAGACTACTACGTACCTACCTTTTGGCACCATCTTCTTTCTCTCGACAACTGGTTGGATTCTTTTCAACTGGAGGAGGGAGCAGTAAAATGATTGGAAGCTGATACAGCAACAACTACTACGTAGGAGTACTACACACAGTTTGTTTTACTAGTTGGTGGTGGTGGTTTGCTGTGTCTCCTTTTATTTTACTGGACATCTCCACTTCTCGAGTCTCTAATTATTGGTGTCAATATTTTCGAGCCTCTTGTACTAATCAATCACTGAAAAGTGAAGAAACTCCCCGTGGAAAATGAACATATTAGAAAAGGAAGAGAAAACTAACGATCTCTCTTCTTCCACGGGCCTCAGTTTGCGAGTGGGCTTCTCGTGACCTGGATACACTCCGTGCAATCC containing:
- the LOC125515467 gene encoding heavy metal-associated isoprenylated plant protein 3-like, encoding MGKKKKRSGGGGGGGGGGEGGGGCGGGQHEEKPEADAGSGCEGQPKDKPADDKDKDKGGGGCKDDKADKDKDKGCGGKDDKGGKDKEKKAPPPLPVVTAVLKVDMHCDGCAHRIRASVRRFPGVEGVAMEVDKGSMTVVGRFDAKKLQARVASKTRKKVDLVGGKDNKGGGGGGDKDKCGDGGGDKNKCADGEGKKEEEKKEQDDKCGGGNAGKGKGGKDNKKPAVPVIVTVVLKIGSAGLHCDGCMHRIRCKLFKIKGVEQVKMDPAKNQVTVTGTMDAKALPEKLRKKLRRPVDVVAPGKGDNKDKEKDGCNKDGKPQQQQQQGGDGKQCKEAAEKALAAELQLWKTAFYDQQAMQATEFLLSDENPNACAVM